GCGAGACACCATGGAGGCAAAACGTGATTCTAGCTGTGATCTAACCTTATTTGAGGATCGCTTTTCGACGTCTCAGACCCCGGCGCGATGCGCGAAATCTCGAGCGTCAAGCTGGCTGGTGCTTACTCGCCAGCCCTCCAGGACCACCACGCGGTCCAGGTCTGGCTCAGCAGGAGCTTGGCGCTCATCCCCTTGACTGCTCGGGGCAACATAGGAGGGGTCGCGGTCTTCGAAGTCGAGGGGAGGGCTGTGAGCTTCACGACCCTCCTGGAGCACCCGGGGGCTTCGAGGAGCCTCTACATCGGAAGCGAGACAGCCTCCCCGAACCGAGTCAAAGTGTTCGACGCAGACAGCTTCAAACAGGTAGCTGCTAAAGGGCTTCTACGGGGTCGAGATCTAGAAAAGGGGTGTGAGGCCGTAGTCTTCCGCGCCTATGCCGTGATGCAGAGGTTCTCATCCTACTCTTCAGGGGGGCATGACGTCGACGGTTGGGATCATCAGCCCCTAAAGGTGGTTAAGGTGGAGAGGGGTTTCATCTCTCACGGTTACAGTCGCGACCGTGGCAGTGGAAGTGAGGAAAGTGGGCTGCAGTAAGGATACCTATGCACTTCCTTTAACCCCGCCGCGTTGTCTGAGCTCTCCAACCCAGTTCAATGGGATTACGCAGAACTCTCCACAGGTGATCGTCAAGCCGCTAACACCTTGCTCATCGAGCCGGAGAGCCGGGCAGTTAAATAGGTAAGCGCACCGCTGGGGCTTCGCGAGCGTAGGCGACGTTCGAGTCCGTGGTGACTACCGCCGCGTTCAGCCGCTTAGCCAGGGCGAGGAGGTAGCAGTCCGCTAGCGAGAGTTTCTGCCAGTGCTTCAGCTTCAGCGCAGCTGCCTCAAGCGTGAGCTGCTCGTCCACCCCTACGACCTTGACGGGGCTGCGCCTGACCAGCGCGTTCCTCGCCAGCGCAGCTTCCCAGCCGAAAACACGGGCGTAGCTGTAGAGAAACTCTGCCAGGTTCACTTCGCAAACGTAGACCGCGTAGCCGCGCTCGTAAGCTGCTTCAACGTACTTCCTCGCATCCTCCCTGCCGGCGAAGTAGAGAGCGAGGACCCCGGCGTCAAGCACGAAACTCTTTCTCAAGCTCCTCCCTCCTCGCCTCGGAGATCAGCTTGACCACTTCGAGAGCTTTCTCGCCGTCGATGCCGAACGCTCTCCTCAGATCCAGAGGAGTGAGCAGCCGCACCCCGCTCTCATCCACGACAAGGTCTATGTAGGAGCCCTCAGCGATGCCTAGCCTCCTCCTGACAGCCGCGGGGATCACAATGATCCCTTTGCGGTGCACTTTAACCCTATACCTCTCAACCACGGGAAAAGTTAAACACATCCACTGATAAGTTTAACGTTAAACCAAGCTTCGAGTCCCCGCACGTGGGCCCTGTCACAGTGGAAACGGCAATCCGTGCTGTTCTGGTGAGGGCGATGAAGCTAGATGCTCACGTGTGGACTCACGCTGTAGGCTCGCTTGCCGCTGAGCCCGCGTGGTAGTTTCACTCTTCTCCCGCGACGGTAGAAAAACCCGGGTCCAGCGGGACTGCCTGCCCGCGTTCCAGCTTAGCTTGAGCGTCAGGGATTGTGCACAGCTACTCCACGCTGCCACCAGGGAGGTTGTCGGCCCACCTAGTTTGCAGCGCTCTTGCTGAGGAGGCTGGAGAACAAGGTGAGGTATCGGCCCACGTGCTTAGTAATCACGAAGTTTTGCCTCACGTGCTCTCTGCCGGCATCTCCCAGCTTCCTCCTGAGCTCCTCGCTCTTTAGCAGAAGTAAAGCCCTTTCTGCCAGCTCCTCCACGCTCCACGCTGTGAGCCCGGTGACCCCGTCTAGAACCTGCTTCTTCACCCCGCCGACAGGCCTCGCGACGACCGGGACCTTCTTCCAAAGCATCTCAGTCACCGCGAGGCCGAAGCCCTCTCTGGTGGCTGTGTGGAGCCCCACCGTGGTCGCCCTCTGGAAAGCGTTCACTTCTAAGTCTCGGACTCCAATCGCATCAGTTAGTATGTGGATTGAGGGGTCGCCGGCAACGTACTCGAGAACTTTCTCGTAGAACAACGCGCCCTCCGGGTCGTCTCTGGCCATCGAGGATATGAGAAGCAGCTGGACGTCCGGCATGCTCTTCTTCAGGGTTCTCGCCACGTCTATTGCTGCGAACACGTCCTTCCACGGGTCAAATCTCGCAACCTTCGCCAGCGTCGGCTTGCTCGGATCCACGCCGAACCTCGAAAGCACCCTCTCCACATCGCTCCGCTCCAGCTCCCGGTTTTTGTCGCTGAGAGGGTCGATGCTCGGCGGCGAGACGTAGGCGCGGTCCGCGAACTCCGGCTTCACGTACTCTTCGCTGTGCACAATCACGGCGCTGTAGTAGGGTAGAAGGGTTGACACGCGATTCCAGAAGTTGGGGTTTGGAGCATGGATATCGATATGGCACCTCCAGACCCATACACCCTTCCCGCGCCTGAAAAGGGGGAGAGCCATGGGCTGTGGATCGTGAACGAGCACAATGTCCGCGTCGAGGTTAAGAATCTCTGCATTGTACTCGTTCCAGCGGAGGTAGGTTCTCCAATCGCTCTCGCTGAGTGAAAGCCTCACGTCGCCCTGAAGCCCATTATGCATCTTCTTGGTCACCTGGAAGAACTCGTCCTCAGCTTCCAAAACCTCCCAGTAGGCGTCGAGACCTAGAGACCGCATCAGCGGAACCATGCTGTGCAGGATTTCCGCAACTCCACCGCCATAGGCTGTCGAATTCACGTGTACGATGCTGACGCCCTTCAGTCTCTCTGCAAGCTGCTGAAGCTCCTCGATGTCGCGCAAGCCGACAGCGGGGATGTACTCCTCAACTTTTCTCGAGTACCTGGGCTGCGCGCGGATTTCTACCACCTTTCTGTGAAAGTTGAGCGCAATATTTATATATAGCGATCACGATAAAAGTCCGATGAGCGAGAAACAACAGCGGTTGTTACCACTGGCCGCGATAGCGCTTGCCGTCGTGTCGCTTGTAGTTAGCGCGTACGTCTTGTTGACGGTAACAAGCATTGAGGGGCAGATTGCGGCTTTGGGGATCTCTATCGGCGAGCTCAGGAGAGAGATCGACGCGCTCTCCACTCGAGTCAGCAGACTTGAAGGAGCTGCCGGAGCCCCGCCACCCGCACCCTCCGCTCCCGCTAAGGTCAAGCTGGTTGTGATCGGGCCTTGGGCTGGAAAGGAGGCAGAGTACTTCGATGCTGTGATCAAGGAGTACGTGAGAACGCATCCCAACGTGGAAATCGAGTACAGGACCATGCGAGCAGAGGATGTTGCGGCGATAATGCCGGTTCAGTTCGCAGCCGGTTTAGCTCCCGGAGACGTGATCTTCGGGTGGGCTTGGTTCATCGCGAAAATGGGTAAGGAAGGGCACCTCGTTGACTTGACCGGCGTGATCAACGAGAAAGAGTACGTGCCCGGCATCGTGGACGCGGTGAAAGCGGACGGGAGAGTGTGGGGCGCTCCCTTCACGATGTGGCTTAAGCCGGGCTTCTGGTATAGGAAGTCATTCTTCGAGAAGAACGGGCTGAGCGAGCCGAAATCCTACAGCGAGTTCGTCGCGCTACTGAGCAAGATCAAGGGTATTCCGGGGGTGAAAAACCCGATCGCGACTGGTGACGGCGTCGGCTGGCCGATGAGCGACGTCACAGAGCACTTTATAATCGCGTACGGAGGGCCTCAGGTTCAGCTGGATCTCATCACGGGCAAGGTCAGGTTCACCGATCCCGTAGTAAGGAGCGTGTTCGTCGACAAGCTTGTCCCGCTGCTGAGAGAGCGCTTCTTCAGCGAACCGATCGAGTGGACTACAGCTATACCGAAGTGGTGGGCTGGCGAGTACGGGCTCTACTTCATGGGTACTTGGATCACCGGCATGGTGGACGATCCCAACGACCTCGACTTCTTCCCACTACCTGAGGCAAAGGGAGTGGTCGGAGGAGCCGATTACTGCTTCATCCCCAAGTACTCTAAGAACGTTGAGGCTGCCCTCGACTTCGTTAAGTGGCTAGCTACCGAAGGTCAGGGAGTTCACGCGAGCGTTCCGTCCGGAAAAGTTCCAACGTGGACGAAGATCCCGGTTGAAAGGCTCTGGAAGCCGATGCAGTCCGTGTACACGAAGATTGCTGGCCGCGGGCTCGCAATCCTCCCCGACCTCGACGACTCCATCGGTGGCGACTGGCAGAAGCTGTTCTGGGACCAGCTGAAGCTGCTGTGGGTTGACCCCGGCAGAGTGGATGCCGTGCTCTCAACCCTCGAGAGAGCCCAGCCGAAGCCTTAGGTAAAGAAGTGAGGGTGAAAAAATAAGAGAAAGTTTCTTTACCAAGATTACTCGGTGGGGGTTTTTGCCTTCCGGAACCTTTAGGGACCTGGTAGTCCTGCTCGGGCTGCCTCTTGCGGTGCTGTCCATCTGGGTGTTATACCCCATAGCGGCGACAGTCGTTATCAGCTTATCCTCGAGCAGTGGGCTTACCCTAGATAACTACGTGGGAGTTCTGAGCGAGCAGATACCGCTAAAGGCACTGGTGCTGCTAGACCCAGGACCCTACCCGCCCTGGGGCGCTCTAGTTCACAACGCTGTCTGGATTCTCATAGCAGTTCCCGCGGTTGTCTTCCTCGGGCTCGTGATCGCGTATCTGATCCGTGACGTGCCCGGCTCGAGCGTGATCGCCGGTGTGGTATTCATCGGCATGGTGCTTCCAGGCGTGGTGAGCGGTCTAGTGATCCGCTTCATGTTCGACGGCGATATCGGGATATTTCCGAAGATTTTCAGCGCACTAGGCATCCCGTCCTTCTCGAAAACGTGGACGATCTACCCGCAGACCTCCCTGCTAGCTTTAATCCTAGGCTCTATCTGGTTGTGGCTGGGCTTCAGCGTGACGCTTTACCTCGCGGGGCTTGAATCGATCCCCAAAAGCGTGATCGAAGCTGCAGTGATCGACGGGGCTTCGGACTGGGAGATCTTCGCCAAGGTAGTGGCGCCGCAGCTGAAGCCAGTGATGCTCGTCGTCGCGCTCATGACTATCATGTGGGTGCTCAAGATCTTCGACATCGTGTACGTGGTGACGGGAGGCGGTCCCGGGGGCTCCTCAACGGTTCTCGCGCTAGTAATGTACAACTACTTCGCGGCAGCGCTGGAGTATGGGAAAGCGTCCGCGGTCGCGGTGTTCCTAGCTCTCATCACGCTCATCCCCGCTGCTTGGTACGTTAGAACCCTTCTCAGGGGTGAGCAGGCGTGAAGAGGACTCAGCCGATGAAACTCGCTAAAACCCTACTGCTCTGGCTATTCGCCGCGCTCTGGCTCCTACCTTTCGCCGCACTCATCGTCATGTCGGTTAAACCGTACACCGAAGTTATCCTGCAGGGGTGGTGGACGCTCAGCGGAAGCTACTCGCTGAAGAACTACGCCGAAGTGCTCTTCAACCCCTGGTACGACTTCGCCTTAGGATTCCGAAACTCTCTCACGATAGCAGCGCTCAGCACTATGCTACCCGTAGCCCTGGCTGCGATGATGGCCTACACACTCACGTACATTCCCCTAAGGTACAGGACGGCTCTCTTCATCGCTATCCTCTTCATGATGTCAGTCCCGCAGCAGATGGTAGTCATCCCGCTCTTCATCCTCTACTCCAGAGTAGGCCTGCTCGACCAGCTCCTCGGCCTAATCCTCCTTCACAGCGCTTGGGGGACGCCGTGGATCACCTTCTTTATGAGGAACTACTTCCGACTAATCCCAACCAGCCTAGTAGAAGCAGCTAGGATCGACGGGGCCTCCGAGCTCACCATCTTGTGGAGGATCCTGATCCCCGTGAGCTTGCCGGCCCTACTAGCAGCCTCAGCAATCCAGTTCACGTGGGTCTGGGGAGACTTCTTCTACGCGCTCGTCTTCCTACCCTCTCCTTCCAACTACGTGGTCACCCAGAGACTCGCCCTGCTAAAGGGGGAGTACCACATCGACTGGGGTCTCCTCAGCGCTGGCTCGATCATAGCTATGCTCCCTCCCCTGCTCGTCTACGTACTTCTGAGAAGGTTCTACATCAGGGGCTTCGTCGGCTGGGGCGTCAAGGGCTAGCTCGCCCGAAAAGCTGTGATTGCTAAGCCTCGCACCTGAGCCTAAAAACCTTCCCTTCTATATCCTCGGATAAAGTGCCGATCCAGCCTACCCTAACAGCACCCCCGCTGGACGACTGGATCAGGAGAGACATGACCACCCCCTTCCCGTTCTCAAGGAACGCGGATACCCCTCCAGAGACCCTGGTAGGGGCACCGCTACGCCTGTCCACGCCTTCTACTACGACCTGTAGATTGGGGCAGCGAAGCTTCTCCAGCTCCCGGATCAACCAGATGCAAGTCGTCATCAACTCCTCTCCAGCTGTGAGCGTGAAAGTTTTCCTCTCCTCGCTCACTCTCCAAAGGGCGTGGTAGAAGAAGTCGTTAAGCACCCTCATGAGCCCTGTGCCTGTGATCTCGAGCGCTGAAGTCTCACTCACGAGAAGACCCACGGAGGAATCAACTACGAGAACCGGCATCACAGGCACCCCCCTCACGCAAACGGAGGCCGAAGGGATCTTGAGGATAGCACTCGGAGGCTCACCGTAGGAGACAACGGCGATAGCCCTTCTCGGCTTTAGCCCGGAGAGCCTAGCCAGCGAGGGAGCTAGCTGCTCGAGAAAGCGCGGGTCGCCAGCAAGTAGCACGTCGAGCTGAGCACCCTCAATAATCCTCCGAGCCCTGTTCACGATCTCCCTCCTGTTCCTCAGAAGCTTTACCCCCTCCCCTCCCCCCTCCACCCGGCGGTAGCGCTCCTCCAGAGCCCTCACAACAGCATCCTTGCTGCGCTGTAGCTTCAGCACAGTCGAGCTGTAGAGGATGTCTACAGCTACTCGCGGGTCCACGGCGCGGTAGCGCCTAGGCTTTTCAAGAATTATTTCCACAAGCCCCCTGCTCGCCAGCGACTCCAGCGTGCTGTAAACCCTAGGCTGTGGTATGCCT
This region of Thermofilum sp. genomic DNA includes:
- a CDS encoding type II toxin-antitoxin system VapC family toxin, producing MRKSFVLDAGVLALYFAGREDARKYVEAAYERGYAVYVCEVNLAEFLYSYARVFGWEAALARNALVRRSPVKVVGVDEQLTLEAAALKLKHWQKLSLADCYLLALAKRLNAAVVTTDSNVAYAREAPAVRLPI
- a CDS encoding AbrB/MazE/SpoVT family DNA-binding domain-containing protein; the protein is MVERYRVKVHRKGIIVIPAAVRRRLGIAEGSYIDLVVDESGVRLLTPLDLRRAFGIDGEKALEVVKLISEARREELEKEFRA
- a CDS encoding glycosyltransferase — translated: MVEIRAQPRYSRKVEEYIPAVGLRDIEELQQLAERLKGVSIVHVNSTAYGGGVAEILHSMVPLMRSLGLDAYWEVLEAEDEFFQVTKKMHNGLQGDVRLSLSESDWRTYLRWNEYNAEILNLDADIVLVHDPQPMALPLFRRGKGVWVWRCHIDIHAPNPNFWNRVSTLLPYYSAVIVHSEEYVKPEFADRAYVSPPSIDPLSDKNRELERSDVERVLSRFGVDPSKPTLAKVARFDPWKDVFAAIDVARTLKKSMPDVQLLLISSMARDDPEGALFYEKVLEYVAGDPSIHILTDAIGVRDLEVNAFQRATTVGLHTATREGFGLAVTEMLWKKVPVVARPVGGVKKQVLDGVTGLTAWSVEELAERALLLLKSEELRRKLGDAGREHVRQNFVITKHVGRYLTLFSSLLSKSAAN
- a CDS encoding ABC transporter substrate-binding protein, with product MSEKQQRLLPLAAIALAVVSLVVSAYVLLTVTSIEGQIAALGISIGELRREIDALSTRVSRLEGAAGAPPPAPSAPAKVKLVVIGPWAGKEAEYFDAVIKEYVRTHPNVEIEYRTMRAEDVAAIMPVQFAAGLAPGDVIFGWAWFIAKMGKEGHLVDLTGVINEKEYVPGIVDAVKADGRVWGAPFTMWLKPGFWYRKSFFEKNGLSEPKSYSEFVALLSKIKGIPGVKNPIATGDGVGWPMSDVTEHFIIAYGGPQVQLDLITGKVRFTDPVVRSVFVDKLVPLLRERFFSEPIEWTTAIPKWWAGEYGLYFMGTWITGMVDDPNDLDFFPLPEAKGVVGGADYCFIPKYSKNVEAALDFVKWLATEGQGVHASVPSGKVPTWTKIPVERLWKPMQSVYTKIAGRGLAILPDLDDSIGGDWQKLFWDQLKLLWVDPGRVDAVLSTLERAQPKP
- a CDS encoding sugar ABC transporter permease; this encodes MPSGTFRDLVVLLGLPLAVLSIWVLYPIAATVVISLSSSSGLTLDNYVGVLSEQIPLKALVLLDPGPYPPWGALVHNAVWILIAVPAVVFLGLVIAYLIRDVPGSSVIAGVVFIGMVLPGVVSGLVIRFMFDGDIGIFPKIFSALGIPSFSKTWTIYPQTSLLALILGSIWLWLGFSVTLYLAGLESIPKSVIEAAVIDGASDWEIFAKVVAPQLKPVMLVVALMTIMWVLKIFDIVYVVTGGGPGGSSTVLALVMYNYFAAALEYGKASAVAVFLALITLIPAAWYVRTLLRGEQA
- a CDS encoding carbohydrate ABC transporter permease, coding for MKRTQPMKLAKTLLLWLFAALWLLPFAALIVMSVKPYTEVILQGWWTLSGSYSLKNYAEVLFNPWYDFALGFRNSLTIAALSTMLPVALAAMMAYTLTYIPLRYRTALFIAILFMMSVPQQMVVIPLFILYSRVGLLDQLLGLILLHSAWGTPWITFFMRNYFRLIPTSLVEAARIDGASELTILWRILIPVSLPALLAASAIQFTWVWGDFFYALVFLPSPSNYVVTQRLALLKGEYHIDWGLLSAGSIIAMLPPLLVYVLLRRFYIRGFVGWGVKG
- a CDS encoding TrmB family transcriptional regulator sugar-binding domain-containing protein, yielding MNFAELEDAWRALEDLGLTPYEARVYVALADGSARTASEIVRLTGIPQPRVYSTLESLASRGLVEIILEKPRRYRAVDPRVAVDILYSSTVLKLQRSKDAVVRALEERYRRVEGGGEGVKLLRNRREIVNRARRIIEGAQLDVLLAGDPRFLEQLAPSLARLSGLKPRRAIAVVSYGEPPSAILKIPSASVCVRGVPVMPVLVVDSSVGLLVSETSALEITGTGLMRVLNDFFYHALWRVSEERKTFTLTAGEELMTTCIWLIRELEKLRCPNLQVVVEGVDRRSGAPTRVSGGVSAFLENGKGVVMSLLIQSSSGGAVRVGWIGTLSEDIEGKVFRLRCEA